Part of the Candidatus Aramenus sp. CH1 genome is shown below.
AAAGGCGAAGTCTATTACCGTGGTCGTGCCACCGTAGATAGCGGCCTCAGTGCTCTTCCTCACCGTGTCTGAAGTCAGAACCCTCAAATACCTCTTAAATATGTGCACGTGGTTGTCGACCCCTCCGGGGAAAAGCAACATGCCGTGAAAGTTCTTCTTCTCCTGACCTTCTATTGCCTTGCCCACCCTCTTAATCCTCTTTTCCTCTACTTCCACTTCGGCCTCAATTAGCCCGTTTTCCGTTGGTACCTTAACGTTGGAGATTATCACAAGGTGAATAACGACTCCGGAAACAAAAACCTTAGCTTAGTAGGCAAAGAGGACGGGAGCCTACACCAGCACTGGGATTTTACCTGGCACGTACTTCCCGCTACCCCTCTTGGCTACCACTTGTCCCTCTTCGTAGGCCACCTCTCCCCTCCTCATGGTCATCACGTTCCATCCCTCCACCTCAACTCCGTCGTATATGGTGTAGTCTATGTTGCTGTGCAACACGTCCGCCGAGATCTTGACCTTCCTGTTTGGGTCAACTACAGCGAAGTCTGCGTCGGCTCCGGGCATTACGACCCCCTTGTTTGGGTATAACCCAAACAACTTCGCTGGGTTGAGCGAGGTCACCTCTACCAGCCTCTCCATGGTGATAGCCCCCTTCTTGACTCCGAAGTAGAAGAGCAGTGGGAGGATGTTCTCGGTTCCAGGGACTCCGTTGGGTATCTCGTGGAACGGCGGTACCTTATCGGTGTGCCTCTTCTTCTGGGAGTCGGAGTAGGTGCAGTGGTCGCTCCCCACCGTGAATATGTCCCCTGAGGCAAGCCTCTCCCAGAGCTTTGTCCTCTGCTCGTCGCTCCTCAGCGGTGGACTCATGACGAACCTATAGGCGTCTGGCCTCTTCAACGCCTCCAAGTTAAGGGTCAAGTAATGTGGTGTCGTCTCGTTGTAGAACTTGAACCCCATCCTCCTGTACGAGGAGATTATATCCACGGCTTCTCCAGTGGAGGTGTGGACAATGTACATCTTGACGTGCTTTCCAACGAGGCTGGCTATGGACGCTATCCTGTTTGTGGCCTCCACTTCCAGGATATCTGGCCTTGAGTAGTAGTGGTATATTGGGTCTACCTTTCCGTCTCTAAGGAATTGCTGTATCAGCTCGTAGATTATCTCTCCGTTCTCAGCGTGTACTCCTACTACTCCGCCGTAGTCGCTTATGGTCTTTATCAACTTGAAGAGCTCCCCATCTGGGAGCATTAGCTCGTTCTTGTAGGCCATGAAGAGCTTGAAGCTCATTACCCCCTTGTTCACGACGTCCGGTATCTGTTCCACTATCTTGGGGTTCACCTCCCTGATTATCATGTGTAGCCCGTAGTCGGAGATGACCTTTGGGTCAGCCTTGTCCCTCCACATCTTGTAGGCGGAGAGGAGGTCTTGGCCAGGGGCTGGAGTGACGAAGTCGACTATGGTAGTTACGCCCCCAGCGATGGAGGCCCTAGTGCCGTAGTAGAAGTCGTCTGCAGTCACCTCGCCCATGAAGGGGAACTCCATGTGAGTGTGGCCGTCTATTAGCCCAGGGAGGACGTACTTCCCAGAGAGGTCAATGGACTTTGTGTACTCCTCTTGGATGTAGCCTATTTTTGCGATCTTTCCCTCCTTTATCCCTATGTCTCCTTCCATGGGCCCTGAGGCCGTGAAGACCTTAGCGTTCTTCAAGACTAGGTCTAGAGCCATAATCTCCAGTCCCTGCAAGCTAATAATAAGGGTTCTTTACGCTAATGTGAAAAACTTTTTAACATATATGCAAAGTCTTTTCGAATTATTTTCAACATTTTCTCCAGTCTACGTTAAATCTCAAGGGTATTAGTGTATAAGTTATTGGAAAATGGACAGAAGTTTCTATCCAAAGGCTTAAATACGGTACAATTGGTCTGAGGAATATGAAAGACCTTTCAGTAGAGTTCGAGGGAGTCCGTTTCCCTAACCCCTTCCTCGTGGGCTCTGGTCCAACTTCGGGAAACCCAGAAAAGGTAATTTCGGCGTATAAGGCAGGCTGGGGAGGCGTAGTCCTAAAGACGATAGGTGAGTCTATAGTAAGGAAGTCAGTAAGGCCAATGTACGCCTCCATGAGGGTGAACAGGGAGCTGGCGGCTTTCGAGAACTTAGAGCTCATAACTGAGGATCCCCTGGAAGTGTGGGACAAGTACATGAGAGTAATAAGGTCTGAAGTGAATGTGCCGGTTATCGTCAGCATAATGGGAGGGCAGGACTACTCCGAGTGGGTCAAGCTGGCCAGGTGGGCAGAGGAGAGGGGGGCCTCCATGGTAGAGCTCAACTTCGGCTGTCCCCACGGGGAGCCGGAGAAGAGGACTGGGGCCTTCATAGGACAGCACCCAGACCTAGTGTTCAGCTACACTAAGGAGGTCGTGTCCTCGGTCGGCGTGCCCGTGATCGTAAAGCTGACTCCTAACGTAACTGAGATAGCAGAGGTAGCTATGAGTGCAGAAAGGGCAGGGGCTAGGGCGGTAACTGCCATAAACACCGTGAACGGCGTCATAGGGGTGGACATTGAGAGGGCACAGCCACTTCCCGACGTCAACGGATACTCAAGTTACGGCGGGATCTCGGGGCCCGCGGTGAAGCCGATAGGCCTAGCAGCGGTTTCCAAGGTGTTCTCCTCCACCTCCTTGGAGGTAAGCGGAGTAGGAGGGATATTCGGCTGGAGGGACGCGGTGGAGTACATAATGATGGGGGCAAGGACAGTCCAGTCCGTCACTTACACAATGCTCAGGGGCTTCGAGTTCGTCTCTGAGTGGAAGGGCGAGCTGGTAAAGTTCATGGAAAGGAAGGGATACTCGAGCGTTGAGGACATGGTTGGGCTTGCAGCTAAGAAAATAAGGAGCTACGAGTTCCTGGAAAAGGTAACCAAGAGGAGGACTTCGGTGGACGAGGAAATCAACGCAGTAAGGGGTGAGGTCTACGGTTAAGGTGGCAATGGTACAGATGGGGAGTGTAGAGTCAAAGGAGGCTAACGTGAAGAAGGCCCTAGACTACGCTAAGATGGCTGTAAGGGACAACGCTGAGCTGATAGTCTACAACGAGCTCTTCACCACCCAGTACTTCCCGGCTACAGAGGATCCCAAGTTCTTCGACTTAGCTGAGCCCGACGACGGCCCAACTGTTAAGACCTTCGCCGAGTTCTCGAGGCAGTACAAGGTGGGGATGATTATAACCATTTTCGAGGAGGACAAGAAGGTCAGGGGAGTTTACTACGACACTGCCATATTCATAAGGGAGGGGAAGGTGTTAGGGAAGTACAGGAAGACCCACATACCCCAGTTGCCAGGCTACTACGAGAAGTTCTACTTTAAGCCAGGGAAAGACTACCCGGTCTTCGACTTCGGCGACTACAAGGTAGGCAGCGTCATTTGCTACGACAGGCACTTCCCCGAGGGCGTAAGGATCCTAGCGTTGAAGGGGGCGGACGTAGTAGTTATACCGACTACAACAAACTTCTACCCCGAGACGTGGGAACTAGAGCTCAGGGCCCACGCTGCATTCAACACCCTCTACGTAGTTGGAGTAAACAGGACTGCAGAGGTGTTTCAGGGCAGGGAGATTGACTACTTCGGCAAGAGCCTCGTGGCAGACCCCTCAGGAAAGATAGTAAAGGAGATGTCGACTAGCGAGGGGTACGAGGTCGTAGACCTGGAACTAAACGCGATTAGGGAGAGGAGGAAGAAGGCCCCCTTCCTCAAGGACAGAAAGCCGGAGAACTACGGCGAGATATCCTCCTTGTACATTGAGAGCTTATAAGGGGTACCAGATGTCAAAGTCAGAAAACGAGCTGGAAAAAAAGATTAAAGAGGCGTCAGAGGGAATACCCGAGATTGGAAAAGTGGGCAGAGAGATAGAGACAATAGGAATTCTTCCAATACCAAATAAGATGAGAAACATGAGCTATGCTTCGTTGTTTATTTTCTGGGCAATGGCTAGTGCGTCTGCTGCAACTCCTTTGGCAGGCTTACTCGTATATGGTGTAGGTATACCATATTTTATTGCTATAATATTTCTCTCAACTATCATAGGAATAATTCCAGCAGGACTTTTCTCTGAAATAGGTAGACAGAAACCAATTGTGTCATTAGTCCAAGCTAGAGGAACGTTTGGATATTACCCGGCTAACGCTCTTTCAATGTTATATACGATAGTTAACATGGGTTGGTTTGGACTCAACTTAGCTGTTGGCGCACAGATATTATCTGCTACAAGTGGGTTGTCCTTCGTATTATGGGCTATCATACTCGGCGTATTACAAATAATTTTGGTAATATTTGGAGCAAAATGGTTAAACTATTTCTACAAATATACTGCCCCCTTGCTCGTGATAAGTTACGCAATACTAACTTATTACCTATTCTCTGCATATCATCCAGACTTAAGTAAATTATTACAGCCTTCTTCTCCTATAAATTGGAGTTTAGATATTAATTTGATACTATCCTTCTCTATACTGTCATGGTCGTATAAGATAACCACTGTAACCAGATTTGCAAAGCCGTATAACGGGAGGTCAGTAGCCTATTTTCTATCCCCCGGCTTAGGAATAATGTTACCAGTACTATTGATGGGAATATTAGGGTACATATCCCAAGCTACTACCGGAAATTGGAATCTAGCTGCTATCTATAAGCCAGGGGATCCAGTTTGGGTAATATTTGCAGCTATAGGTGCCTCAATAGCTATAATTCACACTAATGCAATGAACTTGTATCCTGCTGTGGCAGATTTATTAGTAGCTGTTGAGGTTTTCTTCAAGAGGATAAAGTCCTATAAGATTTCTCAACCCATATCCACCTTGGGTTTAGGTGTAATCTCTACAATATTAGCAATTTTAGGAATACTTAACTATGTAGAGAACTTCCTATTACTGGTAGGTGATGTGATATTTCCATTTACATTTATCTTAATAGTGGACTATTACTTTTCATTAAAGAATGCATCAATCACTGTATTTTATAAAGTAACTAAATCAATTGGTTGGAATGGTGTAATAGCATTGGCAATAGGAGTAGCCCTAAACTATTATGACGTCTTCGGAGTTGTGTCTAACTATTTCCCATATCAGGTTTTAGGTAGCCTTATATCCGCCCTTATTTATTACTTGTTATTGAGAATGAGAGGTCACGATGTGTTAGGTAGAAAAGTTAAAGGGAAGCTATTGTCGCTATATAGTAGAGAGATTCGCGATATTAGGACAAGAAGTTTAAAAGAGCCTTAAGAGTCTGCACGCTTTTTATATATTCGTTTTTGCGACTACAGCTTATGGAAAAGTCTATCACCGTTAAGGTTCCCGAGCAGCTCTACGTTAAAATGAAAGCCCACAAAGAGGTTGACAGGGGCGAAGGTAATTGGGCGG
Proteins encoded:
- the preA gene encoding NAD-dependent dihydropyrimidine dehydrogenase subunit PreA, with translation MKDLSVEFEGVRFPNPFLVGSGPTSGNPEKVISAYKAGWGGVVLKTIGESIVRKSVRPMYASMRVNRELAAFENLELITEDPLEVWDKYMRVIRSEVNVPVIVSIMGGQDYSEWVKLARWAEERGASMVELNFGCPHGEPEKRTGAFIGQHPDLVFSYTKEVVSSVGVPVIVKLTPNVTEIAEVAMSAERAGARAVTAINTVNGVIGVDIERAQPLPDVNGYSSYGGISGPAVKPIGLAAVSKVFSSTSLEVSGVGGIFGWRDAVEYIMMGARTVQSVTYTMLRGFEFVSEWKGELVKFMERKGYSSVEDMVGLAAKKIRSYEFLEKVTKRRTSVDEEINAVRGEVYG
- a CDS encoding cytosine permease produces the protein MSKSENELEKKIKEASEGIPEIGKVGREIETIGILPIPNKMRNMSYASLFIFWAMASASAATPLAGLLVYGVGIPYFIAIIFLSTIIGIIPAGLFSEIGRQKPIVSLVQARGTFGYYPANALSMLYTIVNMGWFGLNLAVGAQILSATSGLSFVLWAIILGVLQIILVIFGAKWLNYFYKYTAPLLVISYAILTYYLFSAYHPDLSKLLQPSSPINWSLDINLILSFSILSWSYKITTVTRFAKPYNGRSVAYFLSPGLGIMLPVLLMGILGYISQATTGNWNLAAIYKPGDPVWVIFAAIGASIAIIHTNAMNLYPAVADLLVAVEVFFKRIKSYKISQPISTLGLGVISTILAILGILNYVENFLLLVGDVIFPFTFILIVDYYFSLKNASITVFYKVTKSIGWNGVIALAIGVALNYYDVFGVVSNYFPYQVLGSLISALIYYLLLRMRGHDVLGRKVKGKLLSLYSREIRDIRTRSLKEP
- the hydA gene encoding dihydropyrimidinase, coding for MALDLVLKNAKVFTASGPMEGDIGIKEGKIAKIGYIQEEYTKSIDLSGKYVLPGLIDGHTHMEFPFMGEVTADDFYYGTRASIAGGVTTIVDFVTPAPGQDLLSAYKMWRDKADPKVISDYGLHMIIREVNPKIVEQIPDVVNKGVMSFKLFMAYKNELMLPDGELFKLIKTISDYGGVVGVHAENGEIIYELIQQFLRDGKVDPIYHYYSRPDILEVEATNRIASIASLVGKHVKMYIVHTSTGEAVDIISSYRRMGFKFYNETTPHYLTLNLEALKRPDAYRFVMSPPLRSDEQRTKLWERLASGDIFTVGSDHCTYSDSQKKRHTDKVPPFHEIPNGVPGTENILPLLFYFGVKKGAITMERLVEVTSLNPAKLFGLYPNKGVVMPGADADFAVVDPNRKVKISADVLHSNIDYTIYDGVEVEGWNVMTMRRGEVAYEEGQVVAKRGSGKYVPGKIPVLV